ctCTTGTATCTTCATGAGCTCTTGTATTTAAAGCTTCAAAGGAATATTTCCATTGAGGTATAATTTTTGCAATTTCACTAAAATTTGGACAATCTTTAATATAACACAGATTTTTATTctcataaatattatgtagACTTGGTATAAgatttataatattttttgtacatatattCCTTTGTGCATAGTCACTATTATGATTacttaatttattaatattgtcatttatttctatcatatgtttatttaaataatatccatattcatataaatatttatcatttcttaataatctttcttcatattgttttaaaaattgTAATTTCTCATTAGTCATTAGGGATGATTTGttcataaaattattactattattcCGATCATCACATTGAACATTGTTATTTCcaatattttcatttatgttattattattattattattattatttatagttatattatatttttctttattatcattttttgttaatgtatttatttttacagAAGTATCTAAGGaatagtttttttttttcttttcatttaataaattccTCTCTCTTgtttcaatatatattttatttctaatatttaatatattgtCTACATCATCATATAAACTATTATTAGAACTATCCccttcttctttttttacaGATTCATTTTCACCTGTTATTACAATTTGTGATAATCTttccatattattcaaaatGTCATCAGAATCATTgttactttttattttggGATAACATGTATTAATAGTAGAAGAAatcaattttttaaattcatAATCATTTCGTATACTACAAgacatattattattattatgtattcctacattattataacttatattattagtaCTATATCGTTTTTCTCTATTTTCATTTTGGcaatttataatttcatcaagacatttcattttttttattttgtttgAATTAACGCTATTAAAGGTATTATCTTGACCTACTTTGTGAAAGCTCCTACTTGTAACtgaattaaattttttattatccttatgacgaatattatttagtttaatgtttgttttattatatgtgtGCTTATCATTCAAGAGCATATTTCCGATATCTGATCCGCTAATAACCGAATATAGatcatcatcatcactattattattattattattattattattattattgtcgttgttgttgttgttgttgctattgttgttattattagtAGTAGTATCATCAATATATTGATGATCAAcgttgttattattaatagCATCCTTATTAGTATCATTCTTCACATCATGttcatttttcttattattgtttaatacataattatttacCTTATTCATTACATTTACATAATCCTCATGCTGCTTTAAAGTATTACTACCCCTATGGCTCATGCCATCATTTTTTGAGGCATCTTTTTCATAAGAactatttttatcattattttttgaagaatttctattataatcataatttaatttgttCGATGAATACTCGCTTAAATTGTTCACGTTATCTATACGAGAATTATACACATCgccatttttattacattcatgcaaaatattatatttaattttttcattttcagAATTTTCGAAATGATTTTCAAAAGGAGTATGAATATTCGAACAGTTacaattatttaaatttagaatattatttaaatatttttgtttacATTCTTTATTTGATGATTTAAAATCAGATGACATGTCTTTATCTGATTCCCCTGAATTTATATCAAGAGAATTATTTCTtaatttcttattatattttttcgGTGTTTTATAAGTTCTATCATGTTTTGATTCCGTTCTATAAAATGAGCTTGCATAAGATGATGTATCATCAGATATGCTTAAAAAGCTTTCACTAGAGTTATTACTTAAATTAGACTTATCATTAAATGATTCATTTGaatcattttcttcatctacattatcattatttctatttttttttgtttttttcttctttgATATCTTCTCCGATTTTGTATTGGAGCCTATACTTTTATTACTTACATGGtcttcatattttttaagattattaaaatattttaatgaatTATCTTCTACATTcatatttctattttatattcatataaaaaatatagaaaattgCAATATTATTTCTGGCAATCTATTtgtgaatataaaaatgttaaaatatatatatatatatatcaaataaactttgaatatatttacaaataaattaataaaataatatatacatatataacattatatTTGAACCTGTGTTATGATTAAACAaagtttttattattacatataaatcaaaaagaaatatatttataccttcatattattatatatatatatataaatatatatatataatattatttataattaatttgggtataaatttttcttaaaaaaaaatattttatatatttttattatgacattttttacaaaaaaaaaaacataagaaaaaataaaaatttatatattttaaataattatatataaatctttcttttattttctttatataaatccatatatattatatatatatatatatatatatatatatatatgtaatatttctttttttttttttttcttttttttaaatttgaaataaagaaatgaaaaattttcaaaacatataaaaataataaattcaggacatataattattatatatattatatatatatatataatattatatatatgtaatataataattatattcttattatatatatttaataatagtaaggatttataaaatatttcttaaGAACATAcgatttatatatatatatatatatatatatatatatgttataatatgtttttacgcatataagaaagaaaatttttataatgatattttttataatatttaatttattaatatctCATAAGATTTCTATAtcaaataattaaaattttatatatatattatattttatataaaattattttttataatttttttgttactccatatttatttataatatataatatataatatatttatatattattaaaaaaattcttaactttttttttttttttttttttggctttaaaaatataataaatcatatgcatgttgaaaaaaaaaattattataaaattgttatataatgttgtacttattatatatatatatatatataatatataatgttatataataaattatattttttttaaaataaataaaaatattctatgtattatataacatataaaaattaaggATATAAATACCGAGctcatatattttattcaaGCCTTTTACTAAATTTTATAAGAGACTGCATTtaccatttttatttttttaaatgataCATTCCTTCTtatgaatttttaaaaaagaaaaatgtaaatCATCTATATTTATGCCTCTTTTGTAGGCatatgaaattatataatatttttttcgttttatttgaagaaaaattatGGTCAGacatgtatttatttattaaagataagtacatatatatatatatatatatatatatttgtatttaatcaagatatttaaaaaagaattattatgttccattttcaaaatgaaatattGACTTATGATGagtttttatattacacatatgcactcatatatatatttatatataaaccCGTGAGGTTTATATTTAgtgttataaaaaaatataaggcaataatgtttctttttgttATATGATAAGTCGgcaaaaaaatttaattaatgtcctcaatgaaaaattaaataacaatttcatataattagaaaatgaaatatattaacaaaaaaaaaaaaataataataaaaattatgaaaatgaaataaaataataaataataataataataataaataaataaatgaataaatgaataaataaataaataatataatataataaaatatataatataaacctacatacatatatacatatatatatacatatatatatatatatatatatatatatatatatatatatattattaaggGATAACAAATGAACATAGTGTATATATTCGCATATTTACTCGTTACAATTTGAATAACTAtacatttttcatataaaaaaagagagGGCCTAATTCACATAACCATTCTGGATCAACAGTTGTAACATTTCTCATATATTCTTTTGTGGTAAAAACGATTTCTTGATATATCACATAATCAGGTGTATATCCAATATTGTATAAAGAAGAATTTGGATGTACATGACAAGAAACATTTGTCcttaaattaatatattcgGAAAAGGATTTCAATTTAGCTGCATTATGGAAATAACCTGAGCATATTGTTTTTCTTATAAGTTCCCATTTATTATCACAAgaaacattttttatatttaatgttTTAATTATATCTATTAATTGTGAGTAAACTTCTTTTGCTTTATTTAATGCTTTATATtgaataaaattttttgtGCACCAActatatgaataattatgtGAACGCCATTgtaagtatatatttaacaaGGTTAAATGATCACTTTCCGGTACAgtaaatttttcttttttggATTCGATGgattcattattttcttttgaCTCTAAAAAAATAGATGGAGATGACAACATACTAAcaataattaatatttctttagTACATTGAAAATTCTGactatatataacaattttaGATAATGGTGGATCTAATGGAAATTGAACCATTTTTCGTCCGATGTCTGTTAAATTTCcttcattattaatagCACCTAATACCCATAATTCATGCAAAGAATTAATAATACTTTCTTTACTTGGAACATCAATAAAATCAAATTCGAATAAATTTTGTACATGTAAAGattttaataaaagtaCAACATTGGATAAATTACTTCTTTGTATTTCTggaatattattttgatataaatcacacaaaaatgtattttCTGTATATAAACGATAACATATACCAGCACCTGTTCTTCCAGCTCTACCAGATCTTTGATTTGCATTAGCTTGTGATATAGGTGTAACTTGTAATACATCCATACCAATAGTTTGATTATATACTTTTAATTTACAATAACCTGTATCaataacatatttaattCCATCTAATGTTAATGAAGTTTCTGCAATATTTGTTGAGACGataatttttcttaaatcatattttttaaatattttactttGTTGTTCGCTAGATAGTTGCGAATATATAGGAAAGATATAAAAtggatatattatatgatcatttgtattattatcaccatcagccttctttttaatattactattattactattattatcttcatttaatatatttttaattttatttattgtatcctttttattatttttcgATTCCTTATATGATTCATATACTTCATAAAAACGTTCACTTAATAAATAACATGTTGCATTTATATCTTCTTGACCTgtcataaaaattaaaatatcaccaaaattgttatcataattattatcagATACATGTATCTGTATAGCTTTCTGTACAGCACATTCGATGTAATCATTACATGGTGTTCTTAAATATTCTATATGTACTTTAAATGTTCTTCcttgaatattatatattggTGCATTACCAAAAAATGCGGAAAATTTTTTTGCATCAATAGTTGCTGATGTTACTATTAATTTAAGgtcatttctttttaaacatatattttttaatataccTAATAATACATCGGTATTAATAGATCTTTCATGTGCTTCATCCATAATTATAACACTATATTTATCTAATTCTTTATCATTCAAAGTCTCTCTTAATAAAATACCATCTGTTACATACCTAATTTTTGTATCTTTTGTTGTATTGTCTTCAAATCTTATAGTATAACCAACAAGAGAACCAATATCTACATTCATTTCATAAGAAACACGATAAGCTACAGACACAGCAGCAACCCTTCTAGGTTGTGTACAACAAATAATACCATTCCTATGATAACCCTCTTCATATAAGTATTGCACAATTTGTGTAGTTTTCCCAGATCCTGTTTCTCCAactataataattatattattattataaacaGCATCTAATAATTCATGCTTTGATTTGTATATGGGTAAAgattcttttaattttaacaattcttctttatcttttaaCGTGTTTTTCTtatccttattattattttctatattaaatatactgctatatattttatcttttttataatcaaAAACATCTGAACCATTATCATCctctttattattttcagAAGAATTATTACTAATATTATCGTAATCCTCTTTTgatgtattattatttttatttttatttttattcctttttttatttttatacaattTTAGTAACTCTCCCAATTTGCTATTACTAATTTCCCAGTACCGATCTCTGGCCTTTGATTTTTcgttttcatttttaaaatattttaagaaTTCGCTACCTTTTTTTGCTGCTTTTACAAAATCACATGTTTCATCCTTAACAACAGTCGAATAGGAGGTTGATTGAATAGGTTTATTAGTATAaaatttatcattattaatattatccgattttttttgttcacTTTTTTGATAATCGAAATTATCTCTTTGTTCTATATTTACAAACTTTTTACTATACGATTTAAATTTATCTATAAATGGAGGATTGACCGTTCTGGTtaatacaatttttttaatttcattaGTAACATTGGCttcattaattttttctaGTTGTAATTTATTGTAAGTTGATGTAACACCTCCttgttttaatttatttaattcccataaattattatctaaatttttttgattCACTTTTTTTCCTGTATTACTATTTATTCttgtttttaaattattgatcatttttttttctttttcatatgtAGCTTCAATATccatattataaaatgaatcAACAAATTCATCTTCTTTAGTGTACCATATTTCATCTAAAAtcttatcattattttttttgtaatagtcttttttttctttttcatctttttcaAACGTTTTATTTGAGTAACGATGATTATGATGTTGTTTATTTGATAAATTGTATTTATTActttcatcattttttatattaatacttATATTAATAGAATCTTCGGAGTAAtcacttttattatatttatgattatttttattttccttatgattatataaatcatcTATATCTGAATTATCTGGTGATGTagaagaattatatatattatacttttGATTAACATGTTTATccttaatattatttttttttattttatttttatctctatctttataatatttttctttttcaatGTTATTAAGATATCTTTTAGAAACTTTgtcttttttaaatgatgCTTCATCAAAAGTATGAattgttttaaaaatattagatTTCACATCATCTGTTGAGAGTTTCttattaattttgtttactttccttcttttaaattctaatgttttttcatttttcttttcattacATAGAAATCCCGTCTGTATTTTGTcattgttttttttattgcCATCAGATGAGGAATCACTATAAACATATGATTTAGCAATCATTCatacagaaaaaaaaaaaaaaaaaaaaaaaaaaaaaaaattaaaaattaaaaattaaNNNNNNNNNNNNNNNNNNNNNNNNNNNNNNNNNNNNNNNNNNNNNNNNNNNNNNNNNNNNNNNNNNNNNNNNNNNNNNNNNNNNNNNNNNNNNNNNNNNNNNNNNNNNNNNNNNNNNNNNNNNNNNNNNNNNNNNNNNNNNNNNNNNNNNNNNNNNNNNNNNNNNNNNNNNNNNNNNNNNNNNNNNNNNNNNNNNNNNNNNNNNNNNNNNNNNNNNNNNNNNNNNNNNNNNNNNNNNNNNNNNNNNNNNNNNNNNNNNNNNNNNNNNNNNNNNNNNNNNNNNNNNNNNNNNNNNNNNNNNNNNNNNNNNNNNNNNNNNNNNNNNNNNNNNNNNNNNNNNNNNNNNNNNNNNNNNNNNNNNNNNNNNNNNNNNNNNNNNNNNNNNNNNNNNNNNNNNNaaaaaaaaaaaaaaaaaaaaaaaaaaaaaaaaaaaaaaattaaaaattaaaaattaaaaagaaaatgaacAAAGTTGACAGTTTGGAAATGAAAAAGTGGGTGCgtattaattatatattgatgGAGAATTATAAACGATATAATACctgaaataaaatataaataaataaatatatatatatatatatatatatattatttatacattttgataatttatatatacatataatttatttttgtatgCAAGGATTCtcaaaattttatatgaaatcCAATTTTTTTAAGGATATCCAAAAATGgcaaaaatatttttttatatatctttttcttgcattatatatatatatatatatttttatttttttaccACTTATAAAAACTTtctttcttattatttttacaaaaaaagTGGACGATTATAAAGTGGATttaaacaaaatgataaattataaatggTACATAATATGGTtgtacataaa
The genomic region above belongs to Plasmodium reichenowi strain SY57 chromosome 13, whole genome shotgun sequence and contains:
- a CDS encoding pre-mRNA-splicing factor ATP-dependent RNA helicase PRP16, putative, translating into MIAKSYVYSDSSSDGNKKNNDKIQTGFLCNEKKNEKTLEFKRRKVNKINKKLSTDDVKSNIFKTIHTFDEASFKKDKVSKRYLNNIEKEKYYKDRDKNKIKKNNIKDKHVNQKYNIYNSSTSPDNSDIDDLYNHKENKNNHKYNKSDYSEDSINISINIKNDESNKYNLSNKQHHNHRYSNKTFEKDEKEKKDYYKKNNDKILDEIWYTKEDEFVDSFYNMDIEATYEKEKKMINNLKTRINSNTGKKVNQKNLDNNLWELNKLKQGGVTSTYNKLQLEKINEANVTNEIKKIVLTRTVNPPFIDKFKSYSKKFVNIEQRDNFDYQKSEQKKSDNINNDKFYTNKPIQSTSYSTVVKDETCDFVKAAKKGSEFLKYFKNENEKSKARDRYWEISNSKLGELLKLYKNKKRNKNKNKNNNTSKEDYDNISNNSSENNKEDDNGSDVFDYKKDKIYSSIFNIENNNKDKKNTLKDKEELLKLKESLPIYKSKHELLDAVYNNNIIIIVGETGSGKTTQIVQYLYEEGYHRNGIICCTQPRRVAAVSVAYRVSYEMNVDIGSLVGYTIRFEDNTTKDTKIRYVTDGILLRETLNDKELDKYSVIIMDEAHERSINTDVLLGILKNICLKRNDLKLIVTSATIDAKKFSAFFGNAPIYNIQGRTFKVHIEYLRTPCNDYIECAVQKAIQIHVSDNNYDNNFGDILIFMTGQEDINATCYLLSERFYEVYESYKESKNNKKDTINKIKNILNEDNNSNNSNIKKKADGDNNTNDHIIYPFYIFPIYSQLSSEQQSKIFKKYDLRKIIVSTNIAETSLTLDGIKYVIDTGYCKLKVYNQTIGMDVLQVTPISQANANQRSGRAGRTGAGICYRLYTENTFLCDLYQNNIPEIQRSNLSNVVLLLKSLHVQNLFEFDFIDVPSKESIINSLHELWVLGAINNEGNLTDIGRKMVQFPLDPPLSKIVIYSQNFQCTKEILIIVSMLSSPSIFLESKENNESIESKKEKFTVPESDHLTLLNIYLQWRSHNYSYSWCTKNFIQYKALNKAKEVYSQLIDIIKTLNIKNVSCDNKWELIRKTICSGYFHNAAKLKSFSEYINLRTNVSCHVHPNSSLYNIGYTPDYVIYQEIVFTTKEYMRNVTTVDPEWLCELGPLFFYMKNV